One genomic window of bacterium includes the following:
- a CDS encoding CsgG/HfaB family protein, with translation MNRKISNSAVVFSLTLTVCIVLLSTASAWSWGTPPEELPPKKTVTIYQFDSTVPEVSPASATDMFTTALIKSNAFDVLERQRLDESVYQEKQLNQGGMTTGDVAQYQLTGADFIFTGAITEANAQADKTGVAGAYKGVGVETSGENAEIGLDVRVLDAKTGKVLDAVSVRKKISEGGFSASGLGKLFGKKKLKGANLGIAHDKKEGIDKALRDCIDEAVEKIVSRYEE, from the coding sequence ATGAACCGAAAGATCTCAAACAGTGCAGTGGTTTTCTCGCTCACGTTGACAGTCTGCATCGTTCTGCTGTCAACAGCGTCCGCCTGGTCCTGGGGAACTCCTCCGGAAGAGCTGCCGCCCAAGAAGACGGTTACGATCTACCAGTTCGACAGCACCGTTCCTGAAGTGTCTCCAGCTTCGGCAACAGACATGTTTACGACTGCGCTGATCAAGTCCAACGCCTTTGACGTCCTGGAAAGGCAGAGACTGGACGAAAGTGTTTACCAGGAGAAGCAGCTTAACCAGGGGGGGATGACTACCGGCGATGTGGCTCAGTATCAACTTACAGGGGCCGACTTCATCTTCACGGGTGCCATCACCGAAGCCAACGCCCAGGCTGATAAAACGGGCGTCGCCGGAGCCTACAAGGGTGTGGGTGTGGAAACCAGCGGTGAAAATGCCGAGATCGGCCTTGACGTGCGGGTTCTGGATGCCAAAACAGGGAAAGTCCTCGATGCTGTCAGCGTCAGGAAAAAGATCTCGGAGGGCGGTTTCTCCGCCTCCGGTCTGGGAAAACTTTTCGGGAAGAAAAAGCTGAAAGGCGCGAACCTAGGGATCGCTCACGACAAGAAAGAGGGGATCGACAAGGCCCTTCGCGACTGCATCGACGAGGCGGTGGAAAAGATCGTGAGCCGGTATGAAGAATAG
- a CDS encoding response regulator transcription factor, with product MRNVLIVEDHDDTRLWWENHISEAFPQAQGMGAATLSEAHVLLEKHDFSLALVDINLPDGSGIDLVREMSRTHPDIYCVISTIFDDDTHIFSALRAGAMGYLIKEQPLDRQIQQLKAVLDGEPPLAPGVARRILTHFSRQNEESESTEALTDREKSVLQLIAKGFSRPEVARLLGLTPSTVASYTKVIYQKLNISRRAEAVIEGVRLGLIDPY from the coding sequence ATGCGTAATGTCCTTATTGTGGAAGACCACGACGACACGAGACTCTGGTGGGAAAACCATATTTCCGAGGCTTTTCCCCAGGCCCAGGGCATGGGGGCGGCCACGCTGAGCGAGGCTCACGTTCTTCTGGAAAAACATGATTTTTCCCTTGCACTCGTGGACATCAACCTGCCGGACGGGTCCGGGATCGACCTGGTTCGGGAGATGAGCAGGACTCATCCTGACATCTATTGCGTCATTTCAACGATCTTTGACGACGATACGCACATCTTCTCAGCCCTGCGCGCTGGGGCCATGGGCTACCTTATAAAGGAGCAGCCGCTGGACCGCCAGATCCAGCAGCTCAAAGCCGTTCTGGACGGTGAGCCGCCGCTGGCACCGGGTGTGGCCCGCCGGATCCTGACCCACTTCTCCCGCCAGAATGAAGAGTCAGAAAGCACCGAAGCTTTGACCGACCGGGAAAAGAGTGTTCTGCAGCTTATCGCGAAAGGTTTCTCCCGCCCTGAAGTCGCCAGGCTGCTCGGACTGACCCCCAGCACCGTGGCCAGCTATACCAAGGTCATCTACCAGAAGCTGAATATCTCCCGGAGAGCTGAGGCTGTCATCGAAGGGGTCCGGCTCGGCCTCATCGACCCATACTGA